One Onthophagus taurus isolate NC chromosome 11, IU_Otau_3.0, whole genome shotgun sequence genomic window carries:
- the LOC139431838 gene encoding uncharacterized protein, producing the protein MSNLTVSVAVAVVVTLREFTLSAYLAEGCSMQEMAWNYRIGKTTVHCILKETTAVLWKVLQPLVMPPPTVDALKKVADDFLLKWQVPNCIGSIDRKHIHIQAPKKSGSEFYNYKNSFSIILMASVDADYNFIAVDIGASGRNHDSTVFRNSAFGTVENAFGILCQRWRILRKPILASTEMLE; encoded by the exons ATGTCAAACTTAACCGTAAGCGTAGCCGTAGCCGTAGTCGTAACCTTAAGGGAATTTACACTTAGCGC TTATTTAGCCGAAGGTTGTTCCATGCAAGAAATGGCATGGAATTACCGAATTGGTAAAACAACAGTCCATTGTATCCTTAAGGAAACAACAGCAGTACTTTGGAAGGTTTTGCAACCATTGGTGATGCCACCACCTACAGTGGatgcattaaaaaaagttgcagatgattttttgttgaaatggCAAGTTCCTAATTGCATAGGATCAATCGATAGGAAGCACATCCATATCCAGGCACCCAAGAAATCCGGGAGcgaattttataattacaaaaatagttTCAGCATAATCCTGATGGCTTCAGTAGATGctgattataattttatagctGTTGACATTGGAGCCTCAGGACGAAATCACGACAGCACTGTGTTTCGCAACAGCGCATTTGGAACAGTTGAAAACGCCTTCGGAATATTATGCCAACGGTGGAGGATTTTAAGAAAACCAATTCTAGCATCCACAGAAATGCTTGAATAA